A region from the Bradyrhizobium erythrophlei genome encodes:
- the cax gene encoding calcium/proton exchanger: MKLFLKQIRHTPLLWMLIFVPAVLIAETVAPHSHTLLFVLSVLAIVPLAALLSHATEAVAAKTGDAVGGLLNATLGNLTELIIAITALHAGQYMLVKASIAGAIVTNALFMLGACLLLGGLRYHVQEYNRAGARLYSGLLLMATVALLSPSAVADLDLAQGEAIMRKLSVGLAILLIIAYALGLLFSLKTHKELFASAEHGESEEHWPIGLAVGTLVAVTVLVALVSEIFVESVQKAAETFGMSPAFVGFIIVSLVGAAAEFAVAFSAARKDRLDMSVSIALGSASQIALFVAPALVLLSYVVGPSPMSLQFWPGAVTMVMIATVTASFITSSGRSAWFVGALLIFIYAVFALTLYVVPPAGQGTG, from the coding sequence ATGAAACTCTTCCTGAAGCAAATCCGGCACACCCCGCTGCTCTGGATGCTGATCTTCGTGCCGGCTGTGCTGATCGCGGAGACGGTTGCGCCGCATTCCCATACGCTGCTCTTCGTGCTTTCGGTACTCGCCATCGTGCCGTTGGCCGCCCTGCTCAGCCACGCAACCGAAGCGGTTGCCGCCAAGACCGGCGATGCTGTCGGCGGCCTTCTCAATGCGACGCTGGGAAACCTGACGGAACTGATCATTGCGATCACCGCGTTGCACGCTGGCCAGTACATGCTCGTGAAAGCGTCGATTGCCGGCGCGATTGTCACCAACGCTCTGTTCATGCTCGGCGCCTGTCTGCTGCTCGGCGGCCTACGCTATCACGTCCAGGAATACAACCGGGCCGGCGCGCGGCTCTACTCCGGTCTCCTGCTGATGGCCACTGTCGCTCTGCTCTCCCCGTCCGCGGTCGCCGACCTGGATCTTGCGCAGGGCGAGGCCATTATGCGGAAGCTCAGCGTCGGTCTCGCCATCCTGCTCATCATCGCCTATGCGCTCGGCCTGCTGTTCTCGCTCAAGACCCACAAGGAATTGTTCGCGAGCGCCGAACATGGCGAGAGCGAGGAACATTGGCCGATTGGCCTTGCGGTCGGCACACTGGTCGCCGTCACCGTGCTGGTTGCACTGGTGAGTGAGATTTTTGTGGAGTCCGTCCAGAAGGCGGCGGAAACTTTCGGAATGAGCCCGGCCTTTGTCGGCTTCATCATCGTCTCACTGGTCGGCGCCGCCGCCGAGTTTGCCGTGGCCTTTTCTGCGGCGCGCAAGGACCGCCTCGACATGAGTGTCAGCATCGCGCTCGGCAGCGCCTCCCAGATCGCGCTGTTCGTCGCACCCGCGCTCGTGCTGCTCAGCTATGTCGTCGGACCGTCGCCGATGAGCCTGCAGTTCTGGCCGGGCGCTGTCACTATGGTGATGATTGCGACCGTGACCGCGAGCTTCATTACGAGCAGCGGGCGCTCGGCCTGGTTTGTCGGCGCCCTGCTCATCTTTATCTACGCGGTCTTTGCGCTGACGCTGTACGTGGTCCCGCCGGCGGGCCAGGGGACGGGGTGA
- a CDS encoding MFS transporter, with protein sequence MTEQTLTEPIDERQEPSRGFSRYQSILVALLALVQFTIIIDFMIMSPLGAIIMPALNISAAQFGVAVSAYAFSAGISGILAAGFADQFDRKRLLLFFYVGFTLGTALCAIAPNYHVLLLGRIVTGLFGGVIGSVVLAIVTDLFALHLRGRVMGFVQTAFAASQVLGIPAGLFLSNHWNWHVAFGALVGLSIAGMVAVLFLMKPVSGHLLLKRDKNAFRHLIATVAQPRYWMAFAVTTLLATGGYMLMPFGSAYTVHNLGIDIVHLPTIYLVSGLFSIFIGPLVGRASDAFGKFPTFAFGSAMSIVMVLIYTHLGQVSLTVAILVNVMMFVGIFSRMIPSQALISAIPEPAQRGSFSAVGASLQQLSGGLGSVLAAALIAQNSDGSLRHFDRLGYVVVATAVISLIVMYFVQRPIAAQAGKRVV encoded by the coding sequence ATGACCGAACAAACCCTGACGGAGCCGATCGATGAGCGGCAAGAGCCATCCCGCGGCTTTTCGCGCTACCAGTCAATCCTCGTTGCGCTGCTGGCGCTTGTCCAGTTCACGATCATCATCGATTTCATGATCATGTCGCCACTCGGCGCCATCATCATGCCGGCGCTCAATATTTCTGCCGCACAGTTCGGGGTGGCGGTCTCGGCCTACGCATTCAGCGCGGGAATTTCCGGCATCCTGGCGGCCGGCTTTGCCGATCAGTTCGATCGCAAGAGGCTGCTTTTGTTTTTTTATGTCGGCTTTACCCTTGGAACGGCGCTTTGCGCGATCGCTCCCAACTATCATGTGCTGCTGCTGGGGCGGATCGTTACCGGCTTGTTCGGCGGTGTGATCGGCTCCGTTGTGCTCGCCATCGTCACCGATCTCTTTGCGCTGCACTTGCGCGGCCGCGTCATGGGCTTCGTGCAAACCGCCTTCGCCGCAAGCCAAGTGCTTGGCATCCCGGCCGGTCTTTTTCTCTCCAACCATTGGAACTGGCACGTCGCGTTCGGCGCATTGGTCGGCCTGTCGATCGCCGGGATGGTCGCCGTGCTGTTTTTGATGAAACCGGTGAGCGGCCATCTCTTGCTGAAGCGGGACAAAAACGCGTTCCGGCATCTGATCGCAACGGTCGCACAGCCACGCTATTGGATGGCATTCGCGGTGACGACGCTGCTGGCGACCGGCGGCTACATGCTGATGCCGTTCGGCAGCGCCTACACCGTGCATAATCTCGGCATCGATATCGTTCATCTGCCGACGATCTATCTCGTCTCCGGCCTGTTTAGCATTTTCATCGGACCGTTAGTGGGACGCGCGAGCGATGCTTTTGGCAAATTCCCCACGTTCGCCTTCGGCAGCGCCATGTCCATCGTCATGGTGCTGATCTACACGCATCTCGGTCAGGTCAGTCTGACGGTCGCGATCCTGGTCAACGTCATGATGTTCGTCGGCATCTTTTCGCGCATGATCCCGTCGCAGGCATTGATTTCCGCAATCCCCGAGCCCGCACAACGCGGCTCCTTCAGCGCGGTCGGCGCTTCCCTGCAACAGCTCTCCGGCGGGCTCGGCTCCGTGCTCGCCGCCGCGCTCATCGCACAAAATTCCGACGGTTCGCTCCGGCATTTCGACCGGCTGGGATACGTCGTCGTTGCAACGGCGGTGATTTCCCTCATCGTGATGTATTTTGTGCAGAGGCCGATCGCGGCCCAGGCTGGCAAACGCGTTGTTTAA
- a CDS encoding potassium channel family protein, translating to MTFQLLVGSIVSVINIMIHALVTVGAIGIARTAGLRHTARPKLHLMAVMVATAVVLMVAHMLEVFVWASVYGIVGAAPAGSDLLYFAFVNYTTLGYGDITPVQEWRLKGPMTAMNGILMFGWSTAVLFEVLRRTIKHLAAIGAPGFSPRDRS from the coding sequence ATGACGTTTCAACTCCTGGTCGGCTCCATCGTCAGCGTGATCAACATCATGATCCATGCTTTGGTGACCGTTGGCGCCATCGGCATCGCCCGCACGGCGGGCTTGCGGCACACGGCGCGGCCGAAACTGCACCTGATGGCCGTCATGGTTGCGACCGCGGTTGTCCTGATGGTCGCGCACATGCTCGAGGTTTTCGTCTGGGCATCGGTGTACGGCATCGTAGGCGCGGCGCCTGCCGGCAGCGATTTGCTCTATTTTGCCTTCGTCAATTACACCACGCTTGGCTACGGTGACATCACGCCGGTACAGGAATGGCGGCTGAAAGGGCCGATGACTGCGATGAACGGCATCCTGATGTTCGGTTGGTCGACTGCTGTCCTGTTCGAGGTGCTGCGGCGGACAATCAAGCACCTCGCCGCGATCGGCGCTCCTGGTTTCAGTCCTAGAGATCGAAGTTAG
- a CDS encoding ArsR/SmtB family transcription factor has protein sequence MANHPPYLDNVFSALADPTRRAIIARLSQGEASVGELAQPFDMALPSLMKHIRVLETGGLVESEKHGRVRTCRLMPGAMKGAENWLAEQRAIWEARLDRLESYVATLEKKPPRRRRRD, from the coding sequence ATGGCTAACCATCCTCCTTATCTCGACAACGTGTTCAGCGCGCTCGCCGATCCAACGCGGCGCGCAATCATTGCGCGGCTCTCGCAAGGCGAGGCTTCCGTGGGCGAACTCGCTCAGCCATTCGACATGGCTCTGCCGAGCCTGATGAAACACATACGTGTGTTGGAAACCGGTGGCCTCGTCGAGTCGGAGAAGCATGGCCGCGTCCGCACATGCCGCCTGATGCCAGGCGCCATGAAGGGGGCCGAGAACTGGCTCGCCGAGCAGCGCGCCATCTGGGAAGCCCGCCTTGACCGGCTCGAGTCTTATGTTGCGACGCTTGAGAAGAAGCCGCCAAGGAGAAGGCGTCGTGACTGA
- a CDS encoding arylsulfatase, with translation MKISHSMLAGASLLALGCVPTSAQQVTGVPGSPEATTTITGKQLPPPDPKFGGVIKEKASESKAWWAPRVVPPKGAPNVLLIMTDDQGFGAPGTFGGVIPTPTMDRIAAQGLRYTNFHSAALCSPTRAAIITGRNHHSVGYGVVGEAATGFPGYDSIIPIEKGTIGTILKENGYATSWFGKDHNTPFYQASQAGPFNQWPNGMGFDYFYGFVGGDASQWQPNLFRNTTAIYPFEGNPGWNLETAMADDAIQQIKQLKEIAPDKPFFVYYVPGATHAPHHPTPEWIKKISDMHLFDDGWNKVRETIFANQKRLGVMPENAKLTPWPKELPQWDSLSWDEKKLFIKQADVYGAYLAYADHEIGRVIQAVEDLGELNNTLIIYIGGDNGASAEGILNGTPNEFTTFNGVEVPVKDQFLWYPFWGSERTFPHYAAEWAWAMDTPFKWTKQVASHFGGTAQGMAISWPGHITDLGGIRRQFAHVIDVVPTILEATGIPQPDTINGIKQIPIEGVSMMYTWDNANAAAPTRHATQYFEMLGNRAIYNNGWVAATTPVTLPWELSSKTPPDVITGYNWELYNVQEDPTEYNDLATRMPDKLREMQGLFYAEAKKYNVLPLDNSTLARFITPRPSLTAGRTVFTYSGELSGTPASAAPDILDKSYTITAEVTIPDGGAEGMIVTEGGRFGGYGLFLSKGDFGVGRGKVVFLYNLLDLKRTTWEGTELGAGKHTIVFEFKADGPGLGKGGTGVLSVDGKEVARNTLEHTTPIMFPEDETFDVGQDTRTGVALVEYRYDTPFKFTGKIDKLTFKLEPFSPEQEAKP, from the coding sequence ATGAAAATCAGCCACAGCATGCTTGCAGGCGCAAGCCTTCTCGCCCTTGGTTGCGTCCCGACATCGGCGCAGCAGGTCACAGGTGTCCCGGGTTCGCCTGAAGCCACCACTACCATCACCGGCAAACAACTTCCGCCGCCCGATCCGAAATTCGGCGGGGTGATTAAAGAGAAAGCCTCGGAGTCCAAGGCTTGGTGGGCCCCGCGCGTCGTGCCGCCGAAGGGCGCGCCCAACGTGCTGCTGATCATGACGGACGATCAGGGTTTCGGTGCACCGGGTACCTTCGGCGGCGTTATACCCACGCCTACGATGGATCGCATCGCCGCACAGGGACTGCGCTACACGAATTTCCACTCTGCGGCGCTCTGCTCGCCGACGAGGGCAGCGATTATCACGGGACGCAACCATCACTCGGTCGGCTACGGGGTGGTCGGCGAAGCAGCGACGGGCTTCCCGGGTTACGACTCCATTATCCCAATCGAGAAAGGCACCATCGGTACCATCTTGAAGGAAAACGGGTACGCAACCTCGTGGTTCGGCAAGGACCACAACACGCCATTTTACCAGGCGAGCCAAGCCGGGCCGTTCAATCAGTGGCCCAATGGCATGGGCTTCGATTATTTCTACGGCTTTGTCGGCGGCGATGCCAGCCAGTGGCAGCCGAACCTGTTCCGCAACACAACTGCGATCTATCCCTTCGAGGGCAATCCCGGCTGGAACCTGGAGACGGCGATGGCCGACGACGCCATCCAGCAGATCAAGCAGCTCAAGGAGATCGCGCCCGACAAACCGTTCTTTGTCTACTACGTACCCGGCGCTACCCATGCGCCTCACCATCCGACGCCGGAATGGATCAAGAAGATCAGCGACATGCACCTTTTCGATGACGGGTGGAACAAAGTGCGCGAGACCATCTTCGCCAACCAGAAGCGATTGGGCGTTATGCCCGAAAACGCTAAGCTGACGCCGTGGCCGAAAGAGCTGCCGCAGTGGGACTCCCTCAGTTGGGACGAGAAGAAGCTCTTCATCAAGCAAGCGGATGTCTATGGAGCTTACCTCGCCTATGCCGACCATGAGATTGGCCGGGTCATCCAGGCCGTTGAAGACCTCGGCGAGCTTAACAACACCCTGATTATCTATATTGGTGGCGACAACGGCGCGAGCGCCGAAGGCATACTCAACGGCACCCCGAACGAGTTCACCACTTTCAATGGCGTTGAAGTACCGGTGAAGGACCAGTTTCTCTGGTATCCGTTCTGGGGATCGGAACGGACATTCCCACACTATGCGGCGGAGTGGGCGTGGGCGATGGACACACCGTTCAAGTGGACGAAGCAGGTGGCATCGCACTTCGGTGGGACGGCGCAGGGCATGGCGATTTCCTGGCCCGGCCACATCACTGATCTGGGCGGCATTCGCCGCCAGTTCGCTCACGTGATCGACGTCGTCCCGACCATCCTCGAAGCGACTGGCATTCCGCAGCCAGATACGATCAACGGGATCAAGCAGATCCCAATCGAAGGTGTGAGCATGATGTACACGTGGGACAACGCGAACGCCGCCGCGCCCACGCGACACGCGACGCAATATTTCGAGATGCTTGGCAATCGGGCCATCTACAACAACGGGTGGGTGGCGGCGACGACGCCGGTGACTCTCCCGTGGGAGCTAAGCTCCAAGACGCCTCCCGATGTGATCACAGGGTATAATTGGGAGCTTTACAACGTCCAGGAGGACCCCACCGAGTATAACGACCTGGCCACCAGGATGCCGGATAAGCTTAGGGAGATGCAGGGCCTCTTTTACGCCGAGGCGAAGAAGTACAACGTGCTGCCGCTCGACAACTCGACGCTCGCGCGCTTCATTACGCCGCGCCCGAGCCTCACGGCGGGACGAACCGTCTTCACCTATTCGGGCGAACTCTCCGGCACTCCGGCCAGCGCGGCCCCGGACATCCTGGACAAATCCTACACCATCACGGCCGAGGTTACGATTCCTGACGGCGGCGCGGAAGGCATGATCGTCACGGAGGGCGGGCGCTTCGGCGGCTATGGCCTGTTCCTAAGCAAGGGCGACTTCGGCGTCGGCCGGGGCAAGGTAGTGTTCCTCTATAACCTGCTCGACCTCAAGCGTACGACGTGGGAGGGCACCGAATTAGGAGCCGGCAAGCACACCATCGTGTTTGAATTCAAGGCGGACGGGCCGGGTTTGGGCAAGGGCGGCACGGGCGTATTGTCGGTGGACGGTAAGGAGGTGGCGAGGAATACGCTGGAACACACCACCCCGATCATGTTCCCGGAGGACGAAACCTTCGACGTCGGCCAGGACACGCGCACCGGTGTCGCACTGGTGGAGTATCGTTACGACACTCCCTTCAAGTTCACCGGCAAGATCGACAAGCTGACCTTCAAGCTCGAACCCTTCTCGCCGGAGCAGGAAGCCAAGCCTTAA